The following proteins are encoded in a genomic region of Pyxicephalus adspersus chromosome 9, UCB_Pads_2.0, whole genome shotgun sequence:
- the MVD gene encoding diphosphomevalonate decarboxylase, translating into MKKVTCTAPVNIAVVKYWGKRNEDLILPINSSLSVTLHQDQLKTTTSIAASRDFTEDRIWLNGKEDDINHPRLQSCLREIRRLARKRRSSGSEDVSGILNYKVHICSINNFPTAAGLASSAAGYACLVYSLAKLYGVEGELSEIARQGSGSACRSMYGGFVQWLMGEREDGKDSLAQQVEAETHWPELRILILVASAEKKHVGSTAGMQTSVETSPLLKLRAESVVPGRMAEMIESIKKKDFESFGQLTMKDSNQFHATCLDTFPPIFYLNQVSQRIISLVHRYNAHYGQTKVAYSFDAGPNAVIFTLEPTVNEFVEVVKRSFPPASNGDPFIKGLPVSPAPLSQELTSAIEGDACPGGVRYVIVTQPGPGPVQSQDPSLDLIGADGLPKPST; encoded by the exons ATGAAGAAGGTGACGTGCACTGCGCCTGTTAATATCGCCGTTGTTAAATACT gGGGAAAGCGGAATGAAGATCTCATCCTCCCCATCAACTCTTCTCTCAGCGTCACCCTGCACCAGGATCAG TTAAAAACGACGACCAGCATCGCCGCCAGCCGCGACTTTACCGAGGATCGGATCTGGCTGAACGGGAAGGAAGACGACATCAATCACCCGAGGCTGCAGTCCTGCCTGCGAGAAA TCCGCCGCCTGGCGAGGAAGAGGCGGAGCAGCGGCAGTGAAGATGTCTCTGGGATCCTAAACTACAAAGTACACATTTGTTCCATCAACAACTTCCCCACAGCCGCTGGGCTGGCGTCCTCCGCCGCAGGATACGCATGTCTGG TCTATAGCCTGGCAAAGCTGTATGGTGTGGAGGGTGAGCTGTCTGAAATCGCCCGGCAGGGGTCCGGCAGCGCCTGTAGGAGTATGTACGGGGGCTTCGTCCAATGGCTGATGGGAGAGCGGGAAGACGGTAAAGATAGCCTGGCGCAGCAGGTGGAGGCGGAGACTCATTGGCCAGAACTGCGAATCCTCATCCTGGTG GCCAGTGCAGAGAAGAAACATGTTGGCAGCACGGCCGGGATGCAGACCAGCGTGGAGACCAGCCCGCTACTCAAG CTGCGGGCAGAGTCTGTGGTGCCTGGAAGAATGGCGGAGATGATCGAGTCCATCAAGAAGAAAGACTTTGAAAGCTTCGGTCAGCTGACTATGAAGGACAGCAACCAGTTCCACGCTACCTGCCTTGACACTTTCCCACCCATCTTCTACCTGAACCAGGTGTCACAGCGAATCATCAGCCTGGTCCACCGCTACAACGCCCACTACGGGCAGACCAAG GTTGCGTACAGCTTTGACGCGGGTCCCAATGCCGTCATCTTCACGTTGGAGCCGACAGTTAACGAGTTTGTTGAAGTTGTAAAACGTTCCTTCCCTCCGGCGTCCAATGGAGACCC GTTTATTAAGGGGTTACCTGTAAGCCCCGCCCCCTTGTCCCAGGAGCTGACATCTGCCATAGAGGGTGATGCGTGTCCAGGTGGAGTGCGTTATGTCATCGTCACACAG CCCGGACCGGGCCCCGTACAATCTCAGGACCCCTCGTTGGATCTGATTGGAGCAGACGGGCTGCCCAAACCCTCCACCTGA
- the CYBA gene encoding cytochrome b-245 light chain, translating into MGQIEWAMWANEQALASGVILLSGGIVAVAGQFKGWQFGAYAIAAGALITLLEYPRSKRKKGSTIERCGQKHMTAVVKVFGPLTRNYYVRAFLHAGLAVPGGFILATVLGTVCLGIAAIIYFVAAVCGEEWRPIEVREEPKLKVSETIKRPPENPPPRPPPEARRKQADEGHANPTVVQDEV; encoded by the exons ATGGGGCAAATCGAATGGGCAATGTGGGCCAATGAGCAGGCGCTGGCATCCGGAGTCA TTCTCCTCTCTGGCGGGATCGTTGCAGTCGCCGGTCAATTTAAAGGATGGCAGTTCGGGGCGTACGCCAT AGCGGCCGGTGCATTGATCACCCTCCTGGAATACCCCCGAAGTAAGAGGAAGAAGGGGTCCACCATAGAGAGATG TGGACAGAAGCACATGACGGCGGTGGTGAAGGTGTTCGGGCCCCTGACACGCAACTATTATGTCCGCGCTTTTCTGCATGCAGG GTTGGCGGTGCCCGGCGGGTTCATTCTGGCCACAGTCCTGGGTACGGTGTGTCTGGGCATCGCAGCCATCATCTACTTTGTG GCGGCAGTGTGCGGGGAAGAATGGCGCCCCATCGAGGTTCGGGAAGAGCCCAAGCTGAAAGTGTCGGAGACCATTAAGCGCCCCCCAGAGAACccccctccccgcccccctcCCGAAGCGCGCAGGAAGCAGGCGGATGAAGGTCACGCCAACCCCACCGTTGTCCAGGATGAAGTATGA
- the IL17C gene encoding interleukin-17C, with product MQTMWVLLLLAVFSVSFCHGKGHIKMQRISHAHQYCFSEQELAESSEKVVQHFVGHRMDWKYYSSVQLVTEMENIEKRRKRRKRTPNSSCPNYETISQGNDTNERSISPWRYRIDVNENRYPQKLAFAQCLCDHCISTSTGRETQSLNSVLLEQNIPVLYKEPCPRADGNKKFTFRMDYLAVPVACTCALPMYV from the exons ATGCAGACAATG tGGGTTTTGCTGTTGTTGGCAGTTTTCTCTGTCAGTTTCTGCCATGGAAAAGGTCATATCAAAATGCAAAGGATATCGCATGCACACCAATACTGCTTCAGCGAGCAAGAGTTGGCGGAATCGAGTGAAAAAGTGGTGCAACATTTTGTGGGTCACAGGATGGACTGGAAGTATTACAGCTCAGTGCAGCTTGTGACGGAAATGGAGAATATCGAGAaaaggaggaaaaggaggaagagaaCCCCAAACAGCAGCTGCCCAAACTACGAAACCATTTCCCAAGGCAACGACACCAACGAGCGTTCCATCTCACCCTGGCGCTAcag GATTGATGTGAATGAGAATCGTTACCCCCAAAAGTTGGCCTTCGCCCAGTGCCTGTGTGACCATTGTATCAGCACCAGCACCGGCAGAGAGACCCAATCCCTGAACTCGGTGCTGCTTGAGCAGAACATTCCGGTGCTGTATAAGGAGCCGTGCCCCAGAGCTGACGGCAACAAGAAGTTCACCTTTAGGATGGATTACCTGGCCGTCCCCGTGGCCTGCACCTGCGCCTTACCTATGTATGTGTAG